TGATAGCCTTCAACACCTGATAGAACTCTTCAGTAGTGGTTGGGGTCTCAAGACCAAGAGCATCGAGGAAGGGCTGGTAGACAAACATCTTTGCCTGGTTTGAACAGTGATAACAGCCTTCCAAGCGGGGGAAGGAGTAGATGTTACCGTCGATATTGGTCATGAATCCAACAGCTCCAGGGAACTCATCGAATGCCGTCATCATGTTGGGCATCCAATCCTTGCTATAGTAGTCATTGAGGGGCAGGAAGAGCCCTTCCATGGCACCATAGTTGGTCTCGAGCTCATTGCTTACTGCAAAGCCCAGGAATGCATCCGGGTAGTCGCCACTGGCCAGAACCAGGGCAAGTTTCTCGGTGGCTGCCTGCTCGGGGATCATGATGTAGTTCACCTTCACACCGGTCAGCTCTTCCATGTACTTGGTGAAGCGGTTGGTGTTGTAATCCTCGACACAGGGTGGCTGTGCGACCATGATATCCACGGTTACCGGGCTTTCCACGATGGGGAAAGTCCCTGCCGGGGTATACTGAACTGCGTCCTCAGCTGCTGTAGCCTTGGAACCTTGAGCAAACAGAGTTGCGGGCAGCAACAGAGCAACCAACAACACAATCAAGAAATGCTTTTTCATATGTCCTCCTTGGTATCGGATGTCATTGTATGCATCCGGTACGATCAACCTTTGACGGAGCCGATCATGACTCCCTTGACGAAGAACTTCTGGACAAACGGATAGATGACCAGAAGGGGCAAGCTCGCCACAACAATTACCGCATAGCGAATCGTCTCGCTCAGACCCTGGGACCGTATCGCTGCCTCCACATCAGTCGTCATGGACGGGGTGTTTCGGTTAATGATAAGGATGTTACGAAGCACAATCTGCAGAGGATACAAGGCCTGGTCCTGAAGGTACAAGAGTGCATCGAAGTACTTGTTCCACTGCCCTACTGCATAGAAGAGAGCAAGGACCGCCACAATTGCCCCACTCAAGGGGAATACAAAGGTGAAGAGGAAGCGGATATCAGAGCATCCGTCTATCTCAGCGGCCTCATACAGTTCATCAGATATATTCTCCTGCAGGAATGTACGGGCAATGATGACATTCCATACGGTTATCGCATTGGGGAGGATGATGGAAAGCCGGGTATCATAGATACCGAGCTGACGAACCACCAAGTAGAGGGGAATGATTCCACCGGTGAAGAGCATCGTGAATAGGATGAACTTGGTTACAAACTTCCGTCCATAGAACTCTTTTCTGGAGAGCGGATAGGCGATCAACATGGTGAGCATTACGCTGATAATTGTTCCAGTGACCATATAGTAGAGGCTGTTCATATATCCAGTTCCAATCTGCTTGTTGGTAAAGACTGCCTTGTAACTTACCAGGTCGAAGTTTACCGGAAAGAGCCAAACCTTGCGCGCCATCACAGCCTGTGGCTCACTCAGTGAGCAGGAGATGATGTAGAGCAATGGATAGAGTACAATAGCCAGGCTAATGAACAGGAAGGTATTGACCACGATGGAGAAGATTCTGTCTGTGAGCATCTCTTTTTGTTTATAATGCATTACCAGAGCCCCCCTTCCTTGTTGTTCATTTTGGCAAGCCGATTGAATGTGAGAATCAGGACAACGTTGATCACTGAGTTGATCAGGTCAATGGCCGTGGAGTAGGAGAAGTCACTGTTGATCAAGCCCATCTTATATACGTAGGTGGACATGATCTCAGCAGTTTCAATATTCAGTGGGTTCTGCATGAGGAAGGCCTTTTCAAAGCCTAGGCTCATGACAAAGCCCATATTCATGATGAACATAATGACAATGGTACTCTTGATGGAGGGAAGATCGACGTACCAGACTTTCTGGAACTTGTTCACACCATCGACCTTGGCTGCCTCATACAGCTCAGGGCTGATACCGGTCAAAGCCGCTAGGTAAATAATCGCATTATAGCCGGTGTTCTTCCAAAGCT
The sequence above is drawn from the uncultured Sphaerochaeta sp. genome and encodes:
- a CDS encoding carbohydrate ABC transporter permease, whose protein sequence is MHYKQKEMLTDRIFSIVVNTFLFISLAIVLYPLLYIISCSLSEPQAVMARKVWLFPVNFDLVSYKAVFTNKQIGTGYMNSLYYMVTGTIISVMLTMLIAYPLSRKEFYGRKFVTKFILFTMLFTGGIIPLYLVVRQLGIYDTRLSIILPNAITVWNVIIARTFLQENISDELYEAAEIDGCSDIRFLFTFVFPLSGAIVAVLALFYAVGQWNKYFDALLYLQDQALYPLQIVLRNILIINRNTPSMTTDVEAAIRSQGLSETIRYAVIVVASLPLLVIYPFVQKFFVKGVMIGSVKG